The Lycium barbarum isolate Lr01 chromosome 9, ASM1917538v2, whole genome shotgun sequence genome has a segment encoding these proteins:
- the LOC132609058 gene encoding endonuclease III homolog 1, chloroplastic-like isoform X1 produces the protein MSLSFLRHTAYLSSFPLPIRFISFTAMPKALQNPVLQNPGSEVVGIVPKKRVRKRRVEIIAKEVKTKSPDEKFLRHPDIEDFANKSDNIYSRSIQHPANWESVIEGIRRMRSSEHAPVDSIDPDEGMTSLQPKERRFAELVGSLLSSQTKGHVTHEATQRLLENGLLSAGAMDKADEDTIKSLIYPVGFYTRKAKHLKQVAKICISKYDGDIPSSVDELLLLPGVGPKIAHLVMIMAWNKVEGICVDTHVHRVSNRLGWVSRPGTKQGTRSPEETRVSLQQWLPKEEWVSINLLLVGFGQTICTPLRPRCAKCTVSELCPSAFKEISSPKKKL, from the exons ATGTCACTCTCTTTTCTTAGACACACTGCATATCTCTCTTCATTTCCATTGCCAATTCGATTCATTTCCTTTACAGCAATGCCAAAAGCACTACAAAATCCTGTTCTGCAAAACCCAG GTTCTGAAGTTGTTGGCATTGTTCCTAAGAAGAGAGTGAGAAAAAGGAGAGTGGAAATTATAGCCAAAGAGGTTAAGACAAAGTCTCCGGATGAAAAA TTTCTCAGGCATCCAGACATTGAAGATTTTGCAAATAAAAGTGACAATATTTATTCTCGGTCAA TTCAACATCCTGCCAACTGGGAAAGCGTCATTGAAGGAATACGCAGAATGAGATCATCAGAACATGCGCCTGTGGACTCCATTGACCCGGATGAAGGGATGACTTCTCTTCAACCTAAG GAAAGAAGATTTGCTGAACTGGTTGGGTCATTGTTATCAAGCCAGACAAAGGGTCATGTTACACATG AAGCGACTCAACGGCTCCTCGAAAATGGTTTGCTGAGTGCTGGCGCAATGGATAAAGCTGATGAAGATACCATAAAGAGCTTGATATACCCG GTTGGATTTTACACAAGAAAGGCTAAGCACCTAAAACAAGTTGCAAAGATATGTATCTCTAAATATGATGGAGACATTCCTAGTTCAGTGGACGAGTTGCTTCTACTTCCAGGTGTTGGTCCGAAGATAGCTCACTTG GTTATGATTATGGCATGGAACAAAGTTGAAGGGATTTGTGTAGACACCCACGTGCATCGTGTTAGCAATCGGCTTGGTTGGGTCTCACGGCCTGGAACAAAGCAG GGAACAAGATCCCCCGAAGAGACTAGGGTCTCCTTGCAGCAATGGCTTCCAAAAGAAGAATGGGTTTCCATTAATTTGCTTTTG GTAGGCTTTGGACAGACCATATGTACTCCTCTGAGACCTCGCTGTGCAAAATGCACGGTAAGTGAACTCTGTCCATCGGCATTTAAGGAGATATCAAGCCCCAAGAAGAAACTTTGA
- the LOC132609058 gene encoding endonuclease III homolog 1, chloroplastic-like isoform X3 codes for MLLHRQANMHTEFLRHPDIEDFANKSDNIYSRSIQHPANWESVIEGIRRMRSSEHAPVDSIDPDEGMTSLQPKERRFAELVGSLLSSQTKGHVTHEATQRLLENGLLSAGAMDKADEDTIKSLIYPVGFYTRKAKHLKQVAKICISKYDGDIPSSVDELLLLPGVGPKIAHLVMIMAWNKVEGICVDTHVHRVSNRLGWVSRPGTKQGTRSPEETRVSLQQWLPKEEWVSINLLLVGFGQTICTPLRPRCAKCTVSELCPSAFKEISSPKKKL; via the exons ATGTTGTTACATAGACAAGCTAATATGCATACAGAG TTTCTCAGGCATCCAGACATTGAAGATTTTGCAAATAAAAGTGACAATATTTATTCTCGGTCAA TTCAACATCCTGCCAACTGGGAAAGCGTCATTGAAGGAATACGCAGAATGAGATCATCAGAACATGCGCCTGTGGACTCCATTGACCCGGATGAAGGGATGACTTCTCTTCAACCTAAG GAAAGAAGATTTGCTGAACTGGTTGGGTCATTGTTATCAAGCCAGACAAAGGGTCATGTTACACATG AAGCGACTCAACGGCTCCTCGAAAATGGTTTGCTGAGTGCTGGCGCAATGGATAAAGCTGATGAAGATACCATAAAGAGCTTGATATACCCG GTTGGATTTTACACAAGAAAGGCTAAGCACCTAAAACAAGTTGCAAAGATATGTATCTCTAAATATGATGGAGACATTCCTAGTTCAGTGGACGAGTTGCTTCTACTTCCAGGTGTTGGTCCGAAGATAGCTCACTTG GTTATGATTATGGCATGGAACAAAGTTGAAGGGATTTGTGTAGACACCCACGTGCATCGTGTTAGCAATCGGCTTGGTTGGGTCTCACGGCCTGGAACAAAGCAG GGAACAAGATCCCCCGAAGAGACTAGGGTCTCCTTGCAGCAATGGCTTCCAAAAGAAGAATGGGTTTCCATTAATTTGCTTTTG GTAGGCTTTGGACAGACCATATGTACTCCTCTGAGACCTCGCTGTGCAAAATGCACGGTAAGTGAACTCTGTCCATCGGCATTTAAGGAGATATCAAGCCCCAAGAAGAAACTTTGA
- the LOC132609058 gene encoding endonuclease III homolog 1, chloroplastic-like isoform X2, with translation MSLSFLRHTAYLSSFPLPIRFISFTAMPKALQNPVLQNPGSEVVGIVPKKRVRKRRVEIIAKEVKTKSPDEKFLRHPDIEDFANKSDNIYSRSIQHPANWESVIEGIRRMRSSEHAPVDSIDPDEGMTSLQPKERRFAELVGSLLSSQTKGHVTHEATQRLLENGLLSAGAMDKADEDTIKSLIYPVGFYTRKAKHLKQVAKICISKYDGDIPSSVDELLLLPGVGPKIAHLVMIMAWNKVEGICVDTHVHRVSNRLGWVSRPGTKQGTRSPEETRVSLQQWLPKEEWVSINLLLFCGYGLYR, from the exons ATGTCACTCTCTTTTCTTAGACACACTGCATATCTCTCTTCATTTCCATTGCCAATTCGATTCATTTCCTTTACAGCAATGCCAAAAGCACTACAAAATCCTGTTCTGCAAAACCCAG GTTCTGAAGTTGTTGGCATTGTTCCTAAGAAGAGAGTGAGAAAAAGGAGAGTGGAAATTATAGCCAAAGAGGTTAAGACAAAGTCTCCGGATGAAAAA TTTCTCAGGCATCCAGACATTGAAGATTTTGCAAATAAAAGTGACAATATTTATTCTCGGTCAA TTCAACATCCTGCCAACTGGGAAAGCGTCATTGAAGGAATACGCAGAATGAGATCATCAGAACATGCGCCTGTGGACTCCATTGACCCGGATGAAGGGATGACTTCTCTTCAACCTAAG GAAAGAAGATTTGCTGAACTGGTTGGGTCATTGTTATCAAGCCAGACAAAGGGTCATGTTACACATG AAGCGACTCAACGGCTCCTCGAAAATGGTTTGCTGAGTGCTGGCGCAATGGATAAAGCTGATGAAGATACCATAAAGAGCTTGATATACCCG GTTGGATTTTACACAAGAAAGGCTAAGCACCTAAAACAAGTTGCAAAGATATGTATCTCTAAATATGATGGAGACATTCCTAGTTCAGTGGACGAGTTGCTTCTACTTCCAGGTGTTGGTCCGAAGATAGCTCACTTG GTTATGATTATGGCATGGAACAAAGTTGAAGGGATTTGTGTAGACACCCACGTGCATCGTGTTAGCAATCGGCTTGGTTGGGTCTCACGGCCTGGAACAAAGCAG GGAACAAGATCCCCCGAAGAGACTAGGGTCTCCTTGCAGCAATGGCTTCCAAAAGAAGAATGGGTTTCCATTAATTTGCTTTTG TTTTGTGGCTATGGCCTTTACAGGTAG
- the LOC132609059 gene encoding inactive protein RESTRICTED TEV MOVEMENT 1-like, translating into MNMTKVGPAGGYGGTIWDDKGRDKVAGIVVIYNKLRVFALQFLFYENGNLVRSDKHGTQRRGNIFSVVFDYSSEFLTSISGYFKTLTEYTDNADYTFLGSIRFGTNKGSYGPFGCARPSTDDEIEFDFQLGNHHLFGGFYGTENHCGIESIGVHVKPIPSSSMINFKNLRVKDEKEDD; encoded by the coding sequence ATGAATATGACCAAGGTTGGGCCAGCGGGAGGATATGGTGGAACCATTTGGGATGACAAGGGACGAGACAAAGTAGCTGGTATAGTTGTTATCTACAACAAACTCAGAGTTTTTGCACTTCAGTTCCTGTTTTATGAAAATGGCAACTTAGTCCGGTCAGACAAGCATGGTACTCAACGCCGTGGAAACATTTTTTCAGTTGTCTTTGATTATTCATCAGAATTTCTTACTTCCATAAGCGGTTATTTCAAAACATTGACAGAGTATACAGATAATGCCGACTATACATTTCTGGGAAGTATAAGATTTGGAACCAACAAAGGTTCCTACGGACCATTTGGGTGTGCCCGACCTTCAACTGATGATGAAATCGAATTCGACTTTCAGTTAGGAAATCATCATCTTTTTGGTGGTTTTTATGGCACTGAGAATCACTGTGGTATTGAGAGTATCGGGGTCCATGTGAAGCCCATCCCGTCCAGCTCCATGATCAACTTTAAAAATCTTCGAGTGAAGGATGAGAAAGAAGATGATTAA
- the LOC132610827 gene encoding inactive protein RESTRICTED TEV MOVEMENT 1-like — protein MDLLKVGSVGGRAWDLKGREQVAGIYVYYSRDGVVALQFLFYENGNLVKSDKYGASNTETASITETASIAALVFDYPSEFLTSISGSLGGGYTSVLKTIKIGTNKGSYGPFGSPTAPINYERDFNFHIGRRNLFGGFHGTSNLSGIESIGVYVKMTIPSSSITNFKDLQIKDEDSWSTTATKTIDPFRRRCVWSRLFGWRWSSGGGVVVVLYGCIILYVGIQYCICVHNII, from the coding sequence ATGGACTTACTCAAAGTTGGCTCAGTGGGAGGACGTGCTTGGGATTTAAAGGGACGAGAACAAGTTGCTGGGATTTATGTTTACTACAGCAGAGACGGAGTTGTGGCACTTCAGTTCCTGTTTTATGAGAATGGCAACTTAGTTAAGTCGGACAAATATGGCGCGAGTAATACTGAAACTGCAAGCATCACTGAAACTGCAAGCATCGCTGCACTTGTCTTTGATTATCCGTCAGAGTTTCTTACTTCTATAAGTGGTTCACTTGGAGGAGGTTATACGTCAGTTTTGAAGACTATAAAAATTGGCACCAACAAGGGTTCCTATGGGCCATTTGGGAGTCCTACTGCTCCTATTAATTATGAACGAGACTTCAACTTTCACATAGGAAGAAGAAATTTATTTGGGGGTTTTCATGGAACATCGAATCTCAGTGGCATTGAGAGTATTGGGGTCTATGTGAAGATGACTATCCCATCCAGCTCCATCACCAATTTCAAAGATCTTCAAATTAAGGATGAAGATAGTTGGTCTACTACTGCTACCAAAACCATAGATCCATTCCGCCGACGTTGTGTTTGGTCTAGGTTGTTTGGCTGGAGATGGAGCAGTGGCGGCGGCGTTGTGGTTGTTTTATATGGATGTATAATATTGTATGTGGGCATACAATATTGTATATGTGTGCATAATATTATATAA